The following proteins come from a genomic window of Terribacillus aidingensis:
- a CDS encoding oligopeptide/dipeptide ABC transporter ATP-binding protein: MTALLEIKDLHVHFSIKNGVLQRTTGHVKALNGIDLTVKKGEILGIVGESGCGKSTLARSIVGLQKPTSGDILFEGNTYTDASAKELYELRRNMQMVFQDPYTSLNPRMKVSESIAAPLKAYKKTKNLESRVKELMELVGLNPDDHYNRLPHEFSGGQRQRIGIARAIALEPQLIVCDEPVSALDVSVQAQVINLFQDLQKKLDLTYVFIAHDLSVINHIADRVAVMYLGKVMERSNRESFQTHAQHPYTNALLSAVPLPDPDKERARERIVLKGELPSPANPPSGCVFHTRCPKAAEFCKTNVPIPEERGVPGQEVACFFPVGAEEKARITL, from the coding sequence ATGACTGCATTATTGGAAATAAAGGATCTTCACGTCCATTTCTCAATTAAGAACGGTGTTTTACAAAGGACAACAGGTCATGTAAAAGCCTTGAATGGCATAGATTTGACAGTAAAAAAAGGGGAGATACTAGGTATTGTAGGCGAATCCGGCTGCGGGAAAAGCACACTTGCCCGAAGCATCGTCGGACTGCAAAAGCCTACTTCTGGAGACATTCTTTTTGAAGGAAACACATATACAGACGCATCTGCCAAGGAGCTTTACGAGCTGCGACGAAATATGCAAATGGTGTTCCAGGATCCGTATACAAGCTTGAATCCGCGCATGAAAGTGAGCGAGAGTATCGCTGCTCCTCTTAAAGCGTACAAAAAGACCAAAAACCTGGAATCGCGCGTGAAAGAGCTGATGGAGCTAGTTGGTTTGAATCCAGATGACCATTATAACCGACTGCCTCATGAATTCTCAGGCGGTCAGCGTCAGCGGATTGGTATTGCCCGCGCTATTGCTCTGGAGCCGCAGCTGATCGTCTGTGACGAACCAGTCAGTGCGCTTGATGTATCCGTCCAGGCCCAAGTGATCAACTTATTCCAGGATCTTCAGAAGAAGTTGGATCTGACGTATGTATTCATTGCACACGACCTTTCCGTCATTAATCACATTGCTGACCGTGTCGCCGTCATGTATCTTGGCAAAGTGATGGAAAGATCCAATCGAGAATCATTCCAGACACATGCGCAGCATCCTTATACAAATGCATTGCTTTCCGCTGTGCCGCTGCCAGATCCAGACAAAGAACGCGCGCGAGAACGCATCGTCCTGAAAGGAGAACTTCCCTCCCCTGCTAATCCGCCATCGGGCTGCGTATTCCACACTCGCTGTCCGAAAGCCGCGGAGTTCTGTAAGACCAACGTCCCCATTCCGGAAGAACGAGGTGTACCTGGACAGGAAGTGGCTTGTTTCTTTCCTGTTGGAGCGGAGGAGAAAGCGAGAATTACGTTATAA
- a CDS encoding ABC transporter ATP-binding protein, producing MLEVNDLHVHLDTPAGLVKAVNGVSFRLKAGQTIGIVGESGSGKSVLAHSLTKLNPEPPATYPKGEILFEGENILTMDKKRLRNLRGKEIAMIFQDPMSSLNPVFKIGRQLMEAIQTHQKLSKKEARQKAIELLTDVGIPDPERRMQNYPHQFSGGMRQRVLIAIALAARPKLLIADEPTTALDVTIQAQIIELLKSIQQKYGTAIIMITHDLGVVANLADRILVMYAGKIVESGSTADIFYDTAMPYTWSLLRSIPRLDAGAPERLLHIEGHPPNLIHPPKGCNFHPRCPFARDACLQTAPPLSERGTNHLAACILSKPEFNKEKRAVAERKGVLLS from the coding sequence ATGCTAGAAGTAAATGATCTGCATGTACACCTGGATACACCAGCTGGCCTCGTCAAAGCAGTTAATGGTGTATCCTTCCGGCTAAAAGCCGGGCAGACAATCGGCATTGTCGGGGAATCCGGCAGTGGAAAAAGTGTACTCGCCCACTCGCTGACGAAACTTAATCCAGAACCGCCCGCAACGTATCCAAAGGGCGAAATTCTGTTCGAAGGCGAGAACATCCTGACAATGGATAAAAAGCGCCTTCGTAATTTGCGCGGGAAAGAAATTGCCATGATCTTTCAAGATCCGATGTCAAGCCTCAACCCAGTTTTCAAGATCGGCAGACAGCTGATGGAAGCAATTCAGACGCACCAGAAGCTTTCCAAAAAAGAAGCTCGACAAAAAGCAATTGAGCTGCTGACAGATGTCGGCATCCCGGATCCCGAACGCCGGATGCAAAATTATCCGCACCAATTTTCCGGCGGGATGCGCCAGCGCGTTCTGATCGCTATTGCACTGGCAGCAAGACCAAAACTGCTTATAGCTGATGAGCCGACAACAGCATTGGATGTAACAATCCAAGCTCAAATCATCGAGTTATTGAAAAGCATTCAGCAGAAATATGGTACCGCAATAATAATGATCACCCATGATTTAGGCGTTGTGGCAAATCTAGCAGACAGGATCCTCGTCATGTATGCCGGTAAAATTGTTGAATCTGGCAGTACAGCTGATATTTTCTATGACACTGCAATGCCGTATACATGGTCGCTACTGCGCTCGATTCCAAGACTTGATGCAGGGGCTCCCGAGAGGCTGCTCCATATCGAGGGGCATCCGCCGAATCTGATTCACCCGCCAAAAGGCTGCAACTTCCATCCTCGCTGTCCATTTGCGAGAGATGCTTGCCTTCAGACTGCCCCGCCGCTCTCGGAACGCGGAACAAACCATTTGGCTGCGTGTATACTCAGTAAGCCCGAATTCAATAAAGAAAAACGAGCTGTAGCCGAACGGAAAGGAGTGCTGCTGTCATGA
- a CDS encoding ABC transporter permease, with the protein MMSKKRNIIALTIFLLVALATITANLWLPVSPAAIDANQRLLAPSGTHWFGTDDFGRDIFARVIVAARVSLAVGVIVAVVATVIGTLIGLVSGYFRKTDFILMRIVDGFLAFPALLLALALVAALGGSITNIVIALTIAFFPVMARVVRSAVLQIKNAQYIEAAKTTGTNNVVIIFRYILPNVLSPIIVQSTFIFAKAILAEAALSFLGVGVNPSTPTWGNMLQESQIYITIAPWFSIFPGIAIVITVLSLNILGDGLRDAFDPHSVKKKRKRKPKQTAPAA; encoded by the coding sequence ATGATGTCAAAGAAGAGGAATATTATTGCACTTACTATTTTCTTACTCGTTGCATTGGCAACCATAACGGCAAATCTGTGGCTGCCGGTCTCCCCTGCGGCGATAGATGCCAACCAGCGTCTGCTTGCACCATCTGGCACCCATTGGTTTGGTACAGATGATTTTGGCCGGGACATCTTTGCACGGGTTATTGTGGCTGCACGCGTGTCACTGGCTGTCGGCGTCATAGTAGCCGTCGTAGCAACTGTGATTGGCACACTGATTGGACTCGTATCCGGCTATTTCCGTAAGACAGATTTCATTCTGATGCGGATTGTGGATGGCTTTCTCGCCTTCCCTGCCCTTCTGCTTGCATTAGCACTAGTTGCAGCTTTAGGTGGAAGCATTACAAATATCGTCATTGCCCTGACAATTGCCTTCTTCCCAGTCATGGCTCGAGTCGTACGCTCTGCCGTGCTGCAAATAAAAAACGCACAATACATTGAAGCTGCAAAAACGACAGGAACGAATAATGTGGTGATCATCTTCCGGTATATCCTGCCGAATGTACTCTCTCCAATTATTGTGCAAAGTACATTCATCTTTGCTAAAGCAATCCTGGCAGAAGCTGCACTAAGCTTTCTAGGTGTCGGAGTGAATCCGTCCACACCGACATGGGGCAATATGCTGCAGGAATCACAAATTTATATCACGATTGCTCCATGGTTCTCGATTTTCCCTGGTATCGCGATCGTCATTACCGTTTTGTCGTTGAACATACTTGGTGACGGGCTACGGGATGCTTTTGATCCGCATAGCGTCAAGAAAAAACGAAAACGCAAACCAAAGCAAACAGCACCAGCTGCCTAG
- a CDS encoding ABC transporter permease produces MLSYTIRRLLSVIPVMLVVSIIVFLLVHLTPGNPAFIILGEDASPEAIAQLEEQLGLNEPLYIQFFDWLKQVITGDLGTSVYSAQPVTELIFGNFGPTISLMVLSLLFILVISIPLAILIVSLRKTILDPLFTNASLLGVSIPEFWLAILLVLVFGVTFPIFPVAGYMPLAEGFGPWIYHLLLPAFVLALVEIGIIARMLRDSMLDSVNQDYTKTARAKGVRERDVLMKHVFSNALIPTTTVLGATVAGLLGGTVIIETLFTIPGIGQLLIDSIHRRDYPVIQGVVLFISAIYVLVNLIVDLLYAFLDPRIRYD; encoded by the coding sequence GTGCTTAGTTACACGATCCGAAGACTGTTATCTGTTATACCGGTTATGCTAGTCGTCAGCATCATTGTATTCCTGCTCGTTCACCTGACGCCAGGAAATCCAGCCTTCATCATCCTTGGTGAAGACGCTTCTCCTGAGGCTATTGCACAGCTGGAAGAGCAGCTTGGATTGAATGAGCCTTTGTATATCCAATTCTTCGATTGGCTTAAACAAGTCATTACCGGCGACCTCGGTACGAGTGTCTATTCTGCCCAGCCAGTAACGGAACTGATCTTTGGCAACTTTGGACCGACAATCAGCTTGATGGTATTGTCCCTGCTCTTTATTTTGGTCATCTCCATTCCGCTTGCGATCCTGATTGTGTCCTTGCGTAAAACAATTCTGGATCCGTTATTTACTAACGCTTCCCTTCTAGGTGTATCCATTCCGGAATTCTGGCTTGCGATTTTGCTTGTACTCGTGTTTGGCGTAACATTCCCGATTTTCCCGGTTGCAGGCTATATGCCGCTTGCGGAAGGCTTTGGTCCATGGATTTATCATTTGCTGCTGCCTGCTTTTGTGCTGGCATTAGTGGAAATCGGCATCATTGCCCGAATGCTACGCGACAGCATGCTTGATTCCGTGAACCAGGATTATACAAAAACAGCACGAGCGAAAGGCGTCCGTGAACGTGATGTATTGATGAAGCACGTATTCTCCAATGCGCTTATCCCGACAACAACTGTTCTAGGTGCCACAGTGGCAGGTCTGCTTGGCGGAACGGTTATTATTGAAACACTTTTCACCATCCCTGGGATCGGACAGCTGCTGATCGACTCGATTCACCGACGTGATTACCCTGTGATTCAAGGCGTCGTGCTATTCATCTCCGCAATCTATGTCCTGGTCAACTTGATCGTCGATCTTTTGTATGCATTCCTTGATCCGAGAATCCGCTATGACTGA
- a CDS encoding ABC transporter substrate-binding protein, whose product MNKKLALILFGLMATIALFGCSSSSSSSSDASGGEPVEGGDLNVAMTADPDTLDWMYSGESATRKIGWHIYEGLFALDHDYQVRPLLADDYTVSDDKKTYTITLRDGLKFHNGQDVTAEDAKASIDRWLKVSSVGKITATHVDSIEATDDLTLVITLNDPYTALLTDMSAPKASAVILPADIAEAAGEQPLTNEQLIGTGPFKFDSWKRGNEIVLSKFEDYQSREEEDWGGLTGKKTAYLDTIHFKIVKDPQVMLNGLKTDLYDYVQSIPLDLYDVVDTTPNVEPAISSNGYSVITPDKSEAPFDDIKVREALHAALDKEAIAKATYGNSEFYNLDGALFTPDQTALYSDQNIDNFDAFDQDEAKKLLEDSSYDGQPVKIIFSNDHAEYKKIAEIAEQQLEAVGFNVELESYEWATYLEKWSDGANWDMVVVGWSPFFSPNQAGVVSQDSNSSGWYNSERWQELIAQWGEAEDEGAQQEILAELNKTIYDELPFEKVSNLSTLDARTSKLEDYDDWYGPRFWNTWKSQ is encoded by the coding sequence TTGAATAAGAAGCTTGCACTTATATTATTCGGCCTGATGGCCACCATCGCCCTGTTCGGGTGCTCCAGCAGTTCCAGCAGCAGTTCCGACGCAAGCGGCGGAGAACCTGTGGAAGGAGGCGACTTGAACGTTGCCATGACTGCCGATCCTGATACGCTTGACTGGATGTATTCCGGAGAAAGTGCTACCAGAAAAATTGGCTGGCATATTTACGAAGGTTTATTTGCACTAGATCATGATTATCAAGTACGCCCTTTGCTTGCCGATGATTATACCGTTAGTGATGATAAGAAAACCTATACGATCACGCTTCGTGACGGACTTAAGTTCCATAACGGGCAAGACGTAACAGCGGAAGACGCAAAAGCATCTATCGACCGCTGGCTGAAGGTCTCCTCTGTCGGTAAGATCACTGCAACGCATGTTGATTCCATAGAAGCAACGGATGACCTGACATTGGTCATTACACTTAACGATCCGTATACCGCTTTGCTTACTGATATGTCTGCACCAAAAGCATCTGCTGTAATCCTTCCAGCTGACATTGCGGAAGCTGCAGGTGAACAACCGCTGACAAACGAGCAGCTAATCGGTACAGGTCCATTCAAATTTGATTCATGGAAGCGCGGGAATGAGATTGTCCTATCAAAATTCGAAGACTATCAATCTCGTGAAGAAGAAGACTGGGGCGGTTTGACAGGTAAGAAAACTGCATACCTGGATACAATTCATTTCAAGATTGTAAAAGACCCGCAAGTAATGCTCAATGGTCTGAAGACAGATCTTTATGATTATGTACAGTCCATTCCGCTTGATTTATATGATGTAGTTGATACGACACCGAATGTTGAACCGGCTATTTCCAGCAATGGCTATTCCGTCATTACCCCGGATAAATCAGAAGCACCTTTCGATGACATCAAGGTCAGAGAAGCACTGCATGCTGCACTAGATAAAGAAGCCATTGCGAAAGCAACATATGGCAACAGCGAATTTTATAATCTGGACGGCGCCTTGTTCACACCAGATCAGACAGCTCTTTACTCAGATCAAAACATTGATAACTTCGATGCTTTTGACCAAGATGAAGCTAAAAAGCTGCTTGAAGACAGCTCCTATGACGGTCAGCCGGTGAAGATCATCTTCTCCAATGACCATGCAGAGTATAAGAAAATTGCCGAAATCGCAGAACAGCAGCTTGAAGCAGTTGGTTTCAACGTCGAGCTGGAGTCCTATGAATGGGCAACTTACCTGGAAAAATGGAGCGATGGCGCTAACTGGGATATGGTCGTAGTCGGCTGGTCTCCTTTCTTCTCGCCGAACCAAGCCGGTGTAGTGAGCCAGGATTCCAACAGCAGCGGCTGGTACAACAGCGAACGCTGGCAGGAACTGATTGCCCAGTGGGGTGAAGCGGAAGATGAGGGCGCTCAGCAAGAAATCCTCGCTGAGCTGAACAAGACGATCTATGACGAGCTTCCATTTGAAAAAGTAAGCAACCTTTCCACATTGGATGCACGAACTTCCAAGCTTGAGGATTATGATGATTGGTATGGTCCTCGCTTCTGGAATACATGGAAATCACAGTAA
- a CDS encoding M20 family metallopeptidase has translation MEQIKQTLAVVHTELEDNFAEVVEWRRYLHQHPELSFQETETARFIADKLRSFGYEDIQTNIGGYGIVATLSGKAAGPTIALRADFDALPIEDEKETAYRSKTPGVMHACGHDGHTAALLGTAKSLIKHKDSLKGKVVFLFQPAEEVPPGGAKAMIEDGALDGVDYVYGAHLNSAAPIGKIGVGEGFKMAAVDKFAITIQGKGGHGAAPHEAVDPIVIGSDIVSALQKIVSRRVNPLESAVVTLGVFQSGQAFNVIPDTARLEGTVRTFNADIRQQVRKQIESIVAGIATGFGATYSIDYLHGYPALYNHPEETALLQRLFAEEFGEDQVIPLETGMGAEDFAYYLQEKPGSFFKVGSRNEDTGTHYPHHHPKFDIDERALLITEKAFTKIVFSLLGS, from the coding sequence ATGGAACAGATCAAGCAGACACTTGCGGTAGTACATACGGAGCTGGAAGATAATTTCGCAGAAGTCGTGGAGTGGAGACGTTATTTGCATCAGCATCCTGAATTAAGTTTCCAGGAGACAGAGACCGCCCGTTTTATCGCCGACAAGCTGCGCAGCTTCGGCTATGAAGATATCCAGACAAATATTGGCGGATATGGCATCGTCGCTACCCTATCAGGTAAGGCAGCAGGACCAACAATTGCACTGCGAGCAGATTTCGATGCCCTTCCGATAGAAGATGAAAAAGAAACAGCCTATCGATCCAAGACTCCTGGCGTAATGCATGCTTGCGGTCATGACGGCCATACCGCAGCACTCCTTGGAACTGCCAAATCACTGATCAAACATAAGGATAGTCTGAAAGGTAAAGTGGTCTTTTTGTTCCAGCCGGCTGAAGAAGTACCTCCAGGCGGTGCAAAAGCGATGATTGAAGATGGTGCACTTGATGGTGTTGACTATGTCTACGGTGCTCACCTTAATTCGGCCGCTCCTATCGGAAAGATCGGTGTTGGCGAAGGCTTCAAGATGGCAGCAGTAGATAAATTCGCGATTACTATCCAAGGAAAAGGCGGTCATGGCGCAGCTCCTCATGAGGCTGTCGATCCAATTGTCATCGGAAGTGATATCGTCAGCGCCCTGCAAAAGATTGTCAGCCGCAGAGTCAACCCGCTTGAATCCGCAGTTGTGACACTTGGTGTATTTCAATCTGGCCAAGCATTCAATGTTATTCCGGATACTGCCAGATTGGAAGGAACAGTACGGACATTCAATGCTGACATCCGCCAGCAGGTGAGAAAACAAATAGAGTCCATTGTAGCCGGTATTGCAACCGGTTTCGGCGCAACCTATTCAATCGATTATTTACATGGCTACCCTGCTCTTTACAACCATCCAGAAGAAACTGCACTTCTGCAGCGTCTTTTTGCCGAGGAATTCGGTGAAGATCAAGTTATCCCGCTGGAAACCGGGATGGGAGCAGAGGATTTCGCTTATTACTTACAAGAGAAACCGGGAAGCTTCTTTAAAGTCGGCTCCCGCAATGAAGATACAGGCACCCATTATCCGCATCACCACCCTAAGTTCGACATCGATGAGCGTGCTTTGCTCATCACGGAAAAAGCATTCACGAAAATCGTATTCTCGTTATTGGGAAGCTAA
- a CDS encoding methionine biosynthesis PLP-dependent protein: MGYSLETAFVQLGNHSDGVTGAVNPPVYLSTAYAHSGIGESTGYDYSRTKNPTRSVLEEGFAKLEKGDQAFACSSGMAAIQLVLSLFRSSDSLLVPEDIYGGTYRLFDFYSDAYDVSPIYAPFHSVEETAILITDDTKAIFLETPTNPLMQEIDIAAYAQLAKAYDLLLIVDNTFLTPYYQQPLTEGADIVIHSATKYIGGHNDVLAGLVVSKGSELSDRLAVLHNGTGAVLSPLDSWLLIRGLKTLPLRMRQHQANAERIASYLAEEPKVKDVLYTGKGGMLSFRVQESSWVDPFLRSLEIITFAESLGGVESFITYPTTQTHADIPLEEREARGICDCLLRFSVGIEEAEDLIHDLQQAFAKLY, encoded by the coding sequence ATGGGATATAGTTTAGAAACAGCATTTGTGCAGCTTGGAAATCACAGTGATGGAGTAACTGGGGCAGTTAATCCTCCAGTTTATCTGTCCACGGCTTATGCGCATAGTGGAATCGGAGAATCTACCGGCTATGATTATTCACGGACGAAGAACCCCACTCGATCAGTTCTGGAAGAAGGGTTTGCAAAGCTGGAAAAAGGCGATCAGGCATTTGCATGCAGCTCAGGCATGGCAGCAATCCAGCTTGTATTGTCACTTTTCCGTTCGAGCGATTCCCTGCTAGTGCCGGAGGATATTTATGGAGGCACCTATCGGCTGTTTGATTTCTATTCAGATGCCTATGACGTCTCGCCAATTTATGCGCCATTTCATTCCGTCGAAGAGACTGCGATATTGATAACGGACGATACAAAAGCAATTTTCCTTGAAACACCGACAAACCCGCTCATGCAGGAAATTGATATTGCTGCCTATGCGCAATTGGCAAAAGCATATGACCTGCTGTTAATTGTGGATAATACGTTTCTGACACCTTATTACCAGCAGCCGCTTACAGAAGGAGCAGATATCGTCATCCATAGTGCGACGAAATATATCGGCGGCCATAACGATGTTTTAGCCGGACTTGTTGTGAGTAAAGGCAGTGAGCTATCAGATCGGTTAGCTGTATTGCATAACGGTACGGGAGCTGTCTTGTCTCCGCTCGATTCCTGGCTTCTCATCCGAGGCTTGAAGACACTGCCGCTTCGAATGCGGCAGCATCAAGCAAATGCTGAGCGCATCGCAAGTTATCTTGCAGAGGAGCCGAAAGTGAAAGACGTCCTGTATACAGGAAAAGGCGGCATGCTTTCCTTCCGTGTTCAGGAAAGCAGCTGGGTCGATCCATTCCTTCGCAGCCTGGAAATCATCACCTTTGCCGAAAGTCTTGGCGGAGTGGAAAGCTTTATCACATATCCTACAACACAGACACATGCGGATATCCCTTTAGAGGAACGGGAAGCCAGAGGAATTTGCGATTGTTTGCTCCGTTTCTCGGTCGGGATAGAAGAAGCGGAGGATTTGATTCATGATTTACAGCAAGCATTCGCCAAACTGTATTAG
- a CDS encoding aminotransferase class I/II-fold pyridoxal phosphate-dependent enzyme — translation MGEQQAETTCIRGSYKEQRTGAVNVPIYLSSTFHQESFDDFGPFDYSRSGNPTRKALEQKAAELEGGRDALAFSSGMAAISSAFMLLSAGDHVIVTEGVYGGTYRFVTEILPKFQISHSFVDLTDLDAIEAAVRPNTKVIYLETPSNPCLKVTDIRAVVRIAKQHDCLTFLDNTFLTPLYQQPLALGIDVVIHSATKFLSGHSDIIAGLLITKDTELGERLAFIQNTFGAILGAQDSYLLLQGIKTLGTRLRQSSETAERIALFLLDHPLVEDVFYPGLPTHNGHDIHTGQAIGNGAVLSFALPSREHAKIFVEQLRIPIFAVSLGAVESILSYPATMSHAAMPEAERKKRGISDGLLRLSVGLEHVEDLIGDLQQALKAAERVIEKVKN, via the coding sequence ATGGGAGAACAACAAGCGGAAACAACGTGTATCCGGGGATCATATAAAGAGCAGCGGACAGGTGCTGTTAACGTCCCGATCTACCTATCGTCAACCTTTCACCAGGAGAGCTTTGATGATTTCGGTCCATTCGACTATAGTCGTTCCGGCAATCCGACACGAAAAGCACTGGAGCAAAAGGCTGCTGAACTAGAGGGAGGGAGAGACGCGTTAGCATTTTCATCTGGCATGGCAGCAATTTCCTCCGCATTCATGCTGCTGTCAGCGGGGGATCATGTGATAGTGACCGAGGGTGTGTACGGCGGAACGTATCGTTTCGTAACAGAAATCCTTCCAAAATTCCAGATTAGTCATTCCTTTGTTGACCTAACCGATTTGGATGCTATAGAAGCAGCTGTACGGCCAAACACGAAGGTCATTTACTTGGAAACACCGTCCAATCCGTGTTTGAAGGTGACTGACATTCGGGCCGTGGTCCGGATAGCAAAGCAACATGATTGTTTAACTTTCTTGGACAACACATTTTTGACGCCGCTGTATCAACAGCCATTGGCACTAGGTATAGATGTGGTCATCCACAGTGCCACCAAGTTTCTGTCAGGGCACAGTGATATTATCGCCGGACTGCTGATCACAAAGGATACAGAACTGGGAGAACGACTGGCTTTTATCCAGAATACGTTTGGTGCCATTCTAGGTGCCCAGGATAGCTATTTGTTGCTACAAGGAATAAAGACGTTAGGTACAAGATTACGTCAGTCATCGGAAACGGCGGAGAGGATAGCTTTGTTCCTGCTTGATCATCCGTTAGTGGAAGATGTCTTCTACCCTGGCTTGCCTACCCATAATGGACATGACATACATACCGGTCAAGCCATTGGAAATGGAGCAGTACTATCGTTCGCCCTGCCGAGCAGGGAGCACGCAAAGATTTTTGTTGAACAGCTTCGCATACCGATCTTTGCTGTCAGTCTCGGCGCGGTAGAATCCATTCTTTCGTACCCGGCTACGATGTCACATGCTGCCATGCCGGAAGCAGAACGTAAGAAACGAGGTATATCAGATGGACTCTTGCGGTTATCTGTTGGCCTGGAGCATGTGGAGGATCTCATTGGAGATCTGCAGCAAGCCTTAAAGGCTGCTGAAAGAGTAATAGAAAAAGTAAAAAACTAA
- a CDS encoding 5-methyltetrahydropteroyltriglutamate--homocysteine S-methyltransferase, producing MTTKTKTAPFRADHVGSLLRPDVLHKARQQFKEGLISKQDLRDIETTEIKRIVDKQIEVGLELVTDGEFRRRFWHTDFLEHLNGITGYVPDTGYLFKGEETERYNIKNTGKVSFNPDHPFIEDYKVFQDIVAGRAVAKQTIPSPNQLFHTDIRDHSIYPDIEDFAADVIQTYKDAIQAFYDAGVRYLQLDDVYIATLSSPDAKFDGEHSREFLIDLARRVINGVLEGKPEDLTVTTHLCRGNYRSTYMFGGSYDLIAKDLLAKEKVDGFFLEYDDERSGTFEPLQYIPQDGPRVVLGVVTSKFGELEDKDAVISRIEEATNYIPLDQICLSPQCGFASTHHGNKLTEEEQWEKLRFIVDVAKTVWPQA from the coding sequence ATGACAACGAAAACAAAAACGGCACCATTCAGAGCAGATCACGTAGGGAGCTTGCTTCGTCCAGATGTTCTGCACAAAGCCAGACAGCAATTTAAAGAAGGCCTGATCAGCAAACAAGATCTTCGTGATATCGAAACAACAGAAATCAAAAGAATTGTCGACAAACAGATTGAAGTCGGATTGGAGCTGGTAACAGACGGAGAATTCCGGAGAAGATTTTGGCATACAGATTTTCTGGAGCATCTTAACGGCATCACAGGTTATGTTCCGGATACCGGCTATTTGTTCAAAGGGGAAGAGACAGAACGGTATAACATAAAAAATACTGGCAAGGTTTCGTTCAATCCTGATCACCCATTTATCGAGGATTATAAAGTATTCCAAGACATCGTCGCTGGCAGGGCAGTGGCTAAACAGACAATTCCGAGTCCGAATCAGCTCTTCCATACAGATATTCGTGATCATTCGATTTATCCAGATATCGAGGACTTTGCAGCTGACGTCATTCAGACTTACAAAGATGCCATCCAAGCATTTTATGATGCAGGGGTACGCTATTTGCAGCTAGATGATGTTTACATTGCTACACTATCTTCTCCTGATGCGAAATTCGATGGAGAGCACTCCAGAGAGTTCTTGATCGATTTGGCACGCCGGGTGATCAATGGTGTATTGGAAGGTAAGCCGGAGGATCTTACTGTGACGACGCATCTCTGTCGAGGAAACTATCGCTCCACATATATGTTCGGGGGCAGCTATGACTTGATTGCAAAGGATCTGTTAGCGAAAGAGAAAGTCGATGGTTTCTTCCTAGAGTATGATGATGAGCGATCTGGTACATTCGAACCGCTTCAGTATATCCCGCAGGATGGTCCAAGAGTCGTGCTAGGCGTTGTAACTTCGAAATTTGGGGAACTGGAAGATAAGGATGCTGTAATCAGCCGGATTGAAGAAGCAACAAATTATATCCCTCTTGATCAGATTTGCTTAAGCCCGCAATGTGGCTTTGCCTCCACACATCATGGCAATAAATTGACTGAAGAAGAACAATGGGAGAAACTGCGCTTCATCGTCGATGTTGCAAAGACAGTTTGGCCGCAAGCGTAA